In Mytilus trossulus isolate FHL-02 unplaced genomic scaffold, PNRI_Mtr1.1.1.hap1 h1tg000833l__unscaffolded, whole genome shotgun sequence, the following are encoded in one genomic region:
- the LOC134703084 gene encoding NADH-ubiquinone oxidoreductase chain 6-like, translating to MRVIVICVILMAVFSIVLIAKQPISLGLVLLRGSIIACVEVALEVRRLLGFLLFLTYVRGVIVLFLYVLRIYPNEVYRFNLEFMVLVRRCCARAVLMGLMNYEYREISGSLFLSFMAERSGLRLYILIAGVLLFVILVVSYLCIKTMVPLRRVK from the coding sequence atgagaGTTATAGTCATATGTGTAATTTTGATGGCTGTGTTTTCGATTGTCTTAATTGCCAAGCAACCTATTTCTTTAGGGCTAGTGCTATTGAGGGGGTCTATAATTGCATGTGTGGAGGTTGCACTGGAGGTTAGAAGGTTGTTAGGGTTCTTATTGTTCCTAACTTACGTTAGGGGTGTAATAGTCCTGTTCTTGTATGTTTTAAGGATCTACCCCAATGAAGTGTATCGTTTTAATCTAGAGTTTATGGTTCTCGTCAGAAGGTGTTGTGCCAGAGCGGTCCTTATGGGTCTTATGAATTACGAGTACAGAGAAATTAGCGGGTCTTTGTTTCTAAGTTTCATGGCTGAAAGAAGCGGGTTAAGGTTATATATCCTAATAGCTGGTGTGTTACTGTTTGTAATATTAGTGGTGTCGTATTTGTGCATAAAAACCATGGTGCCTTTACGAAGAGTAAAATAA